The Faecalibacter sp. LW9 genome has a segment encoding these proteins:
- a CDS encoding M1 family metallopeptidase — MRKVALIAAGTLLAVACNKQVTTAHPENEGRDTQTFADLSKAKVKHLSLDIETDFNQKMIIGSAQYTFENNHADEIIFDTEKLTIDSVVLAHGKKTKYTLGEQDSIKGQPLHIEVSKNDTLVTIYYKTSPEAHALQWLDPAQTNDKKAPFLLTQGQAILTRSYIPIQDTPSIRITYDAKVKVPQGLMALMSAINPKEKSADGVYTFQMRQPIAPYLVALAVGDVEYQPIDHRTGVYAEPGMLKAAAWEFAEMGNMVTAAEQLYGPYPWEQFDVLVLPPSFPFGGMENPRLTFATPTAIVGDRSMTNLIAHELAHSWSGNLVTNSTWDDFWVNEGFTVYFERRIMEALEGKDYADMISVIGFQDLETSMRNIPEKYTSLKVDMTGANPDDAFSDVPYDKGYLFLKMLEDRYGREKFDQFLNRYFSSHAFQTMTTEKFIDYMKANLTNGEDDFVQEWIYTTGWPKDLKKPTSKLFDLAEAQFHQAIENGRANQPAKKVEISTKSTNEWVHFIRLIDPKKHTINDLKYFDEVYDFTHSNNPEIQTAWYEKAFLMKYDVVNPHAKAFLVKVGRRKFLEPLYLALKESNQMALAHDIYKAARPNYHFVARNTIDGMLNYKGN; from the coding sequence ATGCGAAAAGTAGCATTAATAGCAGCAGGAACATTATTGGCAGTCGCTTGTAATAAACAAGTTACGACAGCCCATCCCGAAAATGAAGGAAGAGATACCCAAACTTTCGCCGATCTTTCGAAAGCCAAAGTAAAACATCTTTCTTTGGACATCGAAACCGATTTCAATCAGAAAATGATTATTGGTTCAGCCCAATATACGTTTGAGAATAACCATGCGGATGAGATTATTTTTGATACCGAAAAATTAACCATTGATTCGGTGGTATTAGCCCATGGGAAAAAAACAAAATATACTTTAGGGGAACAAGACTCGATCAAAGGTCAACCTTTACACATCGAAGTGTCTAAAAATGATACACTGGTTACGATTTATTATAAAACTTCACCCGAAGCCCATGCATTGCAATGGTTAGATCCTGCGCAAACGAATGATAAGAAAGCGCCATTCCTATTGACACAAGGTCAAGCGATTTTAACGCGTTCGTATATTCCTATTCAGGATACACCTTCCATTCGAATAACCTATGATGCGAAAGTGAAAGTCCCTCAAGGGCTAATGGCGTTAATGAGTGCGATTAATCCGAAAGAAAAATCTGCAGATGGCGTGTATACCTTCCAAATGCGTCAACCAATTGCGCCTTATTTGGTGGCTTTAGCGGTGGGTGATGTAGAATATCAACCGATTGATCACCGTACAGGGGTGTATGCGGAGCCAGGAATGTTGAAAGCAGCAGCTTGGGAATTTGCCGAAATGGGAAATATGGTAACTGCAGCTGAACAATTATATGGTCCTTATCCATGGGAACAATTTGATGTGTTGGTTTTACCGCCATCTTTTCCTTTTGGTGGAATGGAAAATCCTCGTTTAACGTTTGCCACTCCAACCGCAATTGTTGGGGATCGTTCGATGACCAATTTAATAGCGCACGAATTAGCTCATTCTTGGTCAGGGAATTTGGTTACGAATTCAACATGGGATGACTTTTGGGTGAACGAAGGATTTACGGTTTACTTTGAACGCCGTATTATGGAAGCGCTTGAAGGAAAAGATTATGCCGATATGATTTCAGTTATCGGGTTCCAAGATTTGGAAACATCAATGCGTAATATTCCGGAAAAATACACTTCACTTAAAGTGGATATGACAGGTGCTAATCCTGATGATGCCTTTTCGGATGTGCCTTATGATAAAGGATATTTGTTCCTTAAAATGTTGGAAGACCGTTATGGTCGTGAAAAATTTGATCAATTTTTAAACCGCTATTTTTCATCTCATGCTTTTCAAACCATGACCACAGAAAAGTTCATTGATTATATGAAAGCAAACTTAACAAATGGGGAAGATGATTTTGTCCAAGAATGGATTTATACGACGGGTTGGCCAAAGGATTTGAAAAAGCCAACGTCCAAATTATTTGATTTGGCAGAAGCACAATTCCATCAAGCTATTGAGAATGGACGTGCGAATCAACCGGCTAAAAAAGTAGAAATAAGCACAAAATCGACCAATGAATGGGTTCACTTTATTCGTTTGATCGATCCTAAAAAACATACGATTAACGACCTTAAATATTTCGATGAGGTCTATGATTTCACTCATTCTAACAATCCTGAAATTCAAACGGCTTGGTACGAAAAGGCCTTTTTAATGAAATATGATGTAGTGAATCCTCATGCCAAAGCCTTTTTAGTGAAGGTAGGACGTCGCAAAT
- a CDS encoding lysophospholipid acyltransferase family protein, protein MRLKDVLFSIHLEKTYLRLYEYNPMKYIKRSLVFIWRIWMILIAGIYVIGLGLFVLIPLLISEKAFPYVYPIIRYWGKVTFYATGFRLNYEERVALNPNENYVFIANHTSMMDIMTVLTVLKHHPIVFVGKAELGKIPIFGRIYKRICISVDRSNMKSRARVIPDAMHKLNQNLSIFIFPEGGVSDDLTLVLDKFKDGAFNIAIETQTPIAVLSIEGLKEMFPFDWFKGYPGKVHVKLLDIVPTAGKNTKEHKSAIKDYTYTIIRKELESCEK, encoded by the coding sequence ATGAGATTAAAAGATGTATTATTCTCAATTCATCTTGAAAAAACTTATCTTCGTTTGTACGAATACAACCCCATGAAATACATTAAAAGAAGTCTTGTTTTTATTTGGCGCATTTGGATGATTCTCATCGCAGGAATCTATGTTATTGGTTTAGGATTGTTTGTTTTAATCCCTTTGTTGATTTCGGAGAAAGCGTTTCCATATGTTTATCCCATTATCCGATACTGGGGTAAAGTAACTTTTTATGCCACAGGTTTTCGATTGAATTATGAAGAACGTGTTGCTCTGAATCCGAATGAAAACTACGTGTTTATCGCCAATCATACTTCGATGATGGATATTATGACGGTACTCACGGTGTTAAAACATCATCCGATTGTATTTGTCGGGAAAGCAGAGTTGGGTAAAATTCCTATTTTTGGAAGAATTTACAAACGCATTTGCATTTCGGTGGATCGCTCCAATATGAAAAGTCGTGCCCGTGTGATTCCCGATGCGATGCATAAGTTAAATCAAAATTTAAGCATCTTTATATTTCCAGAAGGTGGCGTGTCAGATGATCTCACTTTGGTGTTGGACAAATTTAAAGATGGCGCATTTAACATTGCCATTGAAACTCAGACGCCAATTGCTGTATTATCCATCGAAGGATTAAAGGAAATGTTTCCCTTTGATTGGTTCAAGGGCTATCCGGGGAAAGTCCATGTGAAGTTATTGGATATTGTGCCAACAGCAGGAAAGAATACAAAAGAACATAAATCAGCAATTAAGGATTATACCTATACTATCATTCGAAAAGAATTAGAATCATGCGAAAAGTAG
- a CDS encoding DegT/DnrJ/EryC1/StrS family aminotransferase, whose translation MSTKIWLSSPHMGGTELKYIHEAFDTNWVAPLGPNVNGFEEDLASYLNQEVYVAALSAGTAALHLALIECGVSHGDEVICQSMTFSASANPIAYQGATPVFVDSEPETWNICPIALEEAIQDRIAKGKTPKAIIAVHLYGMPYQVDQVHAVAEKYNIPVIEDAAEALGSTYKGQAAGTFGKFGALSFNGNKIITTSGGGALVCQTKASKDRTVFLATQARDHAPHYQHSEIGFNYRMSNITAGIGRGQMEVLDQRVEARRAMNQFYHNLFADIDGVTVFSEPSPDFYSNHWLSAILIDPVLAGVTREDLRLAFLADDIESRPLWKPMHMQPVFADSPYYGGNVAEQLFENGLCLPSGSNLSDEDRERIEAKVKAVFGK comes from the coding sequence ATGAGCACAAAAATATGGTTATCCTCTCCGCATATGGGAGGAACCGAACTAAAATATATACACGAAGCATTCGATACGAATTGGGTTGCTCCTTTAGGACCTAATGTGAATGGTTTTGAAGAGGATTTAGCCTCTTATTTGAATCAAGAGGTTTATGTTGCAGCATTATCTGCTGGAACAGCGGCTTTACATTTGGCCTTAATTGAGTGTGGGGTTTCCCATGGGGATGAGGTGATTTGTCAATCGATGACATTTTCTGCTTCAGCCAATCCAATTGCTTATCAAGGTGCTACTCCTGTATTTGTAGATTCAGAGCCTGAAACATGGAACATCTGTCCTATCGCATTAGAGGAGGCTATTCAAGATCGTATTGCGAAAGGAAAAACGCCGAAAGCCATTATTGCGGTTCATTTGTATGGAATGCCTTATCAAGTGGATCAAGTGCATGCTGTTGCAGAAAAATACAATATTCCCGTGATCGAAGATGCTGCTGAAGCCTTAGGTTCAACATACAAAGGACAAGCGGCGGGGACTTTTGGGAAATTTGGAGCCTTATCTTTTAATGGAAATAAAATTATTACCACTTCAGGAGGGGGAGCTTTAGTTTGCCAAACCAAAGCATCGAAAGATCGTACGGTCTTTTTAGCGACTCAAGCCCGTGATCATGCGCCCCATTATCAACATTCTGAAATTGGATTCAATTACCGCATGAGTAATATTACGGCTGGAATTGGACGTGGTCAAATGGAAGTGTTAGACCAACGTGTTGAAGCTCGCCGTGCTATGAACCAATTTTATCACAACTTATTTGCGGATATTGATGGAGTTACTGTATTTTCAGAACCTTCACCCGATTTTTATTCGAATCATTGGTTATCGGCTATTCTTATTGATCCGGTGCTGGCAGGTGTCACTCGAGAAGATTTACGTTTGGCCTTTTTAGCAGATGATATTGAGTCGCGTCCATTATGGAAACCTATGCATATGCAACCTGTGTTTGCTGATTCTCCATATTATGGAGGTAACGTAGCCGAACAATTGTTTGAGAATGGATTATGCCTTCCATCTGGTTCCAATTTATCCGATGAGGATCGTGAGCGTATTGAAGCTAAGGTGAAAGCGGTTTTTGGGAAATAA
- a CDS encoding acetyltransferase: protein MYLYGASGHGKVIVEIAEELGYGIDGFIDNNAELDSIFDYPVIHQTPASGEVFLSMGNNATRQRIAKAYPQFTYPTLIHPKAIVSKRAKLGEGTVVMAGVTINSEVQIGKQCIINTSATLDHECRIGDFAHISPHVGLAGNVTVGEGTQVGIGACVIQGITIGKWCMIGAGAVVIRDVPDYAVVVGNPGRIIKYNRL, encoded by the coding sequence ATGTATTTATACGGAGCCAGTGGGCATGGAAAAGTAATTGTAGAAATTGCAGAAGAATTAGGGTACGGCATTGATGGATTTATTGATAATAATGCTGAGCTCGATTCAATTTTTGATTATCCAGTGATTCATCAAACCCCAGCAAGTGGAGAAGTTTTTCTTTCAATGGGGAATAATGCGACCCGTCAACGGATTGCGAAAGCTTATCCTCAATTTACTTATCCCACTTTAATTCATCCCAAGGCGATTGTCTCGAAAAGAGCAAAGCTAGGGGAAGGTACAGTTGTAATGGCGGGAGTAACCATTAATTCGGAAGTCCAAATTGGGAAACAATGCATTATCAATACCAGTGCAACTTTAGATCATGAATGCCGCATCGGAGATTTTGCCCATATTTCACCTCATGTGGGGTTGGCTGGAAATGTCACCGTAGGTGAGGGGACACAAGTGGGAATTGGAGCATGTGTGATTCAAGGCATTACCATTGGAAAATGGTGTATGATTGGTGCAGGTGCAGTTGTGATTCGAGATGTTCCCGATTATGCGGTAGTGGTCGGTAATCCAGGGAGAATTATTAAGTATAATCGACTGTAG
- a CDS encoding sugar transferase translates to MYKNYIKRLFDFTIALIGIIILSPIFIIVTIGLYFANQGKPFFVQARPGLNEKIFHIIKFKTMNDKTDAHGNLLSDAERLTPIGGFVRKTSLDEIPQLINVLKGDMSIIGPRPLLPQYLSLYNETQRKRHQVRPGITGWAQVNGRNAISWQKKFELDVWYVENISLKTDVLVFLTTFKKVFFREGISQEGQATIEPFNGHN, encoded by the coding sequence ATGTACAAAAATTACATCAAACGCTTGTTTGACTTTACCATAGCATTAATCGGAATAATAATCTTATCGCCAATATTCATCATTGTGACCATAGGATTATATTTTGCGAATCAAGGAAAACCATTTTTCGTTCAAGCACGTCCTGGACTAAATGAAAAGATATTTCATATCATCAAGTTTAAAACGATGAACGATAAAACCGATGCGCATGGAAATTTGTTGTCGGATGCCGAGCGTTTAACACCTATTGGTGGCTTTGTGCGTAAAACGTCTTTGGATGAAATTCCACAATTAATCAATGTGTTAAAAGGGGACATGTCGATCATAGGACCTCGTCCGTTATTGCCACAGTACCTGTCGTTGTATAATGAAACCCAGAGAAAGCGACATCAGGTTCGACCAGGTATTACAGGATGGGCACAGGTGAATGGTCGAAATGCGATTTCATGGCAAAAGAAATTTGAATTGGATGTATGGTATGTGGAAAATATCTCCTTAAAAACCGATGTGTTGGTCTTTCTGACGACCTTCAAAAAAGTGTTTTTCCGAGAAGGCATTTCACAAGAAGGACAAGCCACGATTGAACCTTTTAACGGACATAATTAA
- a CDS encoding four helix bundle protein: protein MKTHKDLEVWKQSIAFVTQLYQQTNSFPKEEIYGLTHQMRRAAVSIPSNIAEGSARNSNKEYIQFLYIALGSWAELETQLTIAVNLDYINSTECNELKVQLDEIGKMLNGLISYRKKLKS, encoded by the coding sequence ATGAAAACACATAAAGATTTAGAAGTTTGGAAACAATCAATAGCCTTTGTTACTCAATTATATCAACAAACAAATTCTTTTCCCAAAGAAGAAATATATGGTTTAACCCATCAAATGAGAAGAGCGGCTGTATCGATACCATCAAATATTGCAGAAGGTTCAGCTCGTAATTCAAATAAAGAATATATTCAATTTCTATATATAGCTTTAGGAAGTTGGGCTGAATTAGAAACTCAACTTACAATTGCCGTAAATTTAGATTACATTAATTCAACCGAATGTAATGAATTAAAAGTTCAATTAGATGAAATAGGAAAAATGCTTAACGGTTTAATTTCATATCGAAAAAAATTAAAATCCTAA
- a CDS encoding glycosyltransferase family 4 protein, whose amino-acid sequence MKTKLIRLTTVPLSLKVLLKGQHQFMSSKGFEVIGVSSKGPELDEVKEAEGINVVSIEMSRKITPIADLKSLWQTYRFFKKEKPQIVHTHTPKAGIVGMLAAKLAGVPIRLHTVAGLPLMEATGTKRKILDGVEKLTYASATNVYPNSQGLYDFIIQNKYTSKEKLKVIGNGSSNGIDTFYFSKDKISIDVQEDLKKELNIILNDFVFIFVGRLVGDKGINELVSAFSKLTNPNAKLLLVVPLETDLDPLHLETLQEIESNPRIISVGFQKDVRPYFAIANALVFPSYREGFPNVVMQAGAMGLPSIVSDINGCNEIIVEGQNGSIIPVKNTKAILEAMQKMMDDEFYYTTLKSNARPMIQSRYEQSVVWKALLEEYKFLLEG is encoded by the coding sequence ATGAAAACTAAACTCATCCGATTAACAACTGTTCCACTTTCACTTAAAGTTTTACTCAAAGGACAACACCAATTTATGTCTTCTAAAGGCTTTGAAGTGATAGGCGTTTCTTCTAAAGGACCGGAATTAGATGAGGTAAAAGAGGCTGAAGGAATTAATGTCGTTTCAATTGAAATGTCTCGAAAAATTACACCAATCGCGGATTTAAAATCGTTATGGCAAACTTATCGTTTTTTTAAAAAAGAGAAACCTCAAATCGTTCATACGCATACACCCAAAGCAGGAATTGTTGGGATGCTCGCGGCTAAATTAGCAGGAGTTCCGATTCGATTACATACGGTGGCAGGATTACCTTTGATGGAAGCCACAGGAACTAAGCGAAAAATATTAGATGGTGTAGAGAAATTAACGTATGCTTCTGCTACAAATGTTTATCCTAATTCTCAAGGATTATATGATTTTATTATTCAAAATAAATATACATCGAAAGAGAAATTAAAAGTAATTGGTAATGGATCTTCAAATGGTATTGATACGTTTTATTTCTCAAAAGATAAAATCTCTATTGATGTTCAAGAAGATTTAAAAAAGGAATTAAATATTATACTAAATGATTTTGTTTTCATTTTTGTTGGCCGTCTAGTAGGCGATAAAGGCATCAATGAATTGGTTTCCGCTTTCTCAAAACTCACAAACCCTAATGCTAAACTCTTACTGGTAGTCCCTTTAGAAACGGACTTGGATCCTTTACATCTTGAAACACTTCAAGAAATTGAATCAAACCCACGTATCATCTCCGTAGGTTTTCAGAAAGATGTGCGACCTTATTTTGCCATCGCTAATGCCTTAGTCTTTCCAAGTTATCGCGAAGGGTTTCCGAATGTAGTGATGCAAGCGGGAGCAATGGGATTGCCTAGTATTGTTTCGGATATCAATGGTTGCAATGAAATTATTGTAGAAGGCCAAAATGGAAGCATTATTCCTGTGAAAAATACGAAGGCCATTTTAGAGGCCATGCAAAAAATGATGGATGATGAATTCTATTATACGACTTTAAAATCCAATGCTCGCCCAATGATTCAATCCCGTTACGAACAATCGGTGGTCTGGAAGGCGTTGTTGGAAGAGTATAAGTTTCTTTTGGAGGGATAA
- a CDS encoding glycosyltransferase, translating into MKLVQIITSLSTGGAENLVVESSLKYEERGIKLDIVSLKNSDTPFSKKLRNSFRGNVIGLTKGNVYNPFLIFKLIFILKEYQIAHVHLFPTLYWVVLAKWLSFSSTKIIYTEHSTNNRRRESTLFKYIDRFIYRGVDKIVTISDEVDKNLKFHLNFNNDYFTLINNGINLEKFQNSGAYNKSEFFENDDIFLLIQVSSFRYPKDQVTLIKALKSLPEKYKLLLVGDGILRDESECLVNKIGLNQRVKFLGLRTDIPELLNTVDLIILSSNYEGLSLSSIEGMACKPFIASNVPGLREIVEGAGLLFERGNSKELATHILNLSFDPIYYNKIAEECKQRASEFDINTMVDQHIKVYKKVLNEN; encoded by the coding sequence ATGAAACTAGTACAGATAATCACAAGTCTTTCCACAGGGGGAGCAGAAAATTTAGTCGTAGAATCGTCCTTAAAATATGAAGAAAGAGGTATAAAATTAGATATAGTCTCATTAAAAAATTCTGATACACCTTTTTCGAAAAAATTAAGAAATTCATTTAGAGGTAATGTAATAGGACTTACTAAAGGAAACGTATATAATCCATTTTTGATATTTAAATTAATCTTCATATTAAAGGAATATCAAATTGCTCATGTTCATCTTTTTCCTACTTTATATTGGGTGGTATTAGCGAAATGGTTGTCTTTTTCTTCCACAAAAATTATTTATACGGAACATAGTACAAATAATAGAAGAAGGGAAAGTACTTTATTTAAATATATCGATCGTTTTATATACAGAGGCGTAGATAAAATTGTTACTATTTCAGATGAAGTGGATAAAAATTTAAAGTTTCATCTTAACTTCAATAATGATTATTTCACTTTAATTAATAATGGGATTAATTTAGAAAAGTTTCAAAATTCAGGGGCTTATAATAAAAGTGAATTTTTTGAAAATGACGACATATTTTTATTAATTCAAGTTTCAAGTTTTCGGTATCCAAAGGATCAAGTCACTTTAATAAAAGCATTGAAATCTCTTCCAGAAAAATATAAGCTATTATTAGTAGGAGATGGAATTTTGAGAGATGAAAGTGAGTGTTTAGTCAATAAAATAGGCCTTAATCAAAGAGTTAAATTTTTAGGTTTGAGAACAGATATTCCAGAATTATTAAATACTGTAGACTTAATTATTTTATCATCCAACTATGAAGGCCTTTCTTTATCAAGTATAGAAGGAATGGCATGTAAACCTTTTATTGCATCCAATGTTCCAGGTTTAAGAGAGATCGTGGAAGGAGCAGGGCTTTTATTTGAACGAGGTAATTCAAAAGAGTTGGCAACTCATATTCTGAATTTAAGTTTTGATCCAATTTATTACAATAAAATTGCAGAGGAATGTAAACAAAGAGCGTCTGAGTTTGATATAAATACCATGGTAGATCAACATATTAAAGTCTATAAAAAAGTTTTAAATGAAAACTAA
- a CDS encoding glycosyltransferase family A protein codes for MKQLTVFTPTYNRAYLLPRLYQSLCNQTNKNFIWLIIDDGSTDNTKELIEQWKSEDKITIQYHWKKNGGMHTGHNAAYSIIKTELNVCIDSDDMMPKNAVELILNKWNTLQNKKNIAGIIGLDADTNNNIIGTEIPKHLKQGNLIDLYKKYGVKGDKKIVLRTDIIKEFSRYPEFHNEKLVPLGTLYRQIGHHYDFIYTDEIYCIVEYQAEGSSASILKQYKQSPRGFAYARVIEKQYSTSFLENCKSSIHLVSSAIFANDLLLLNKGPKIYLNYLLFPLGWILNLWIKRKIQ; via the coding sequence ATGAAACAACTTACAGTTTTTACACCGACTTATAATCGAGCCTATTTATTACCTCGTTTATACCAAAGTTTATGTAATCAAACCAATAAAAACTTTATTTGGTTAATCATAGATGATGGATCAACGGATAATACAAAAGAACTAATTGAACAATGGAAATCTGAAGATAAAATAACTATTCAATACCATTGGAAAAAAAATGGAGGAATGCATACGGGGCATAATGCAGCATATTCCATTATAAAAACAGAACTAAATGTTTGTATTGATTCAGATGACATGATGCCAAAAAATGCAGTAGAATTAATTCTGAATAAATGGAATACTTTACAAAACAAAAAGAATATTGCAGGAATTATTGGTTTAGATGCAGATACTAATAATAACATTATTGGAACTGAAATACCCAAACATCTAAAACAAGGAAATCTTATTGATTTATATAAAAAATATGGTGTAAAAGGTGATAAAAAAATAGTCCTACGAACTGATATAATAAAAGAATTCTCACGATATCCAGAGTTTCATAATGAAAAATTAGTGCCACTAGGAACATTATATCGACAGATAGGACATCACTATGATTTTATTTATACGGATGAAATCTATTGTATTGTGGAATATCAAGCAGAAGGTTCGAGCGCATCCATTTTAAAACAATATAAACAATCTCCACGTGGTTTTGCCTATGCAAGAGTCATAGAAAAGCAATATAGTACTTCATTTTTAGAAAATTGTAAAAGTTCTATTCATTTAGTTTCTTCTGCAATCTTTGCAAATGATTTACTCTTGTTGAATAAGGGACCAAAAATCTATTTGAACTATTTATTATTCCCATTAGGTTGGATTTTAAATCTATGGATAAAACGAAAAATTCAATGA
- a CDS encoding EpsG family protein — MFDLIPIESYTDVYYYVLLFIIIIASIYLFKYNLSDRSNTITIQILSVFLFGLAIYYMGTRQISGRYYGDMATYNRTFLKIQEEGQNAIPKKDYFFYYFMYLCTLIMSNKFFFAVCSFLYFLPIYIVSKVNFKKGSFYAILLLIGSFSYWAYGTNGIRNGLATSCFLLVFATNKKWLQGLILFLSIQLHSSMIIPTAAFLVAYFYKNPKHIIYGWLACIPISLIVGGPIQNLFAGLMEDDRTFYLTDGNINNDQFSSTGFRWDFVIYSASAVFAGWYYIFKKNFEDQRYNLIFGSYVIANAFWILVIKANFSNRFAYLSWFMMALVIIYPLLKQYLFEKNHQKILTYIMLAYFGFTFIMNVILS; from the coding sequence ATGTTTGACTTAATCCCCATCGAAAGTTATACAGATGTATATTATTATGTGCTTTTATTTATAATTATAATAGCATCAATATATTTGTTTAAGTACAATTTATCAGATAGGTCTAATACTATTACAATACAAATTCTTTCGGTATTTTTATTTGGATTAGCAATATATTATATGGGCACACGCCAAATCAGTGGTCGATATTATGGCGATATGGCAACGTATAATCGTACATTTTTAAAAATTCAAGAAGAAGGGCAAAATGCTATTCCTAAAAAAGACTATTTCTTTTATTATTTTATGTACCTCTGTACATTAATAATGTCAAATAAATTTTTTTTTGCAGTATGTAGCTTTTTATATTTTTTACCTATCTATATTGTTTCAAAAGTTAATTTTAAAAAAGGATCATTTTACGCTATATTACTTTTAATAGGCTCTTTTTCTTATTGGGCGTATGGAACCAATGGGATTCGAAATGGGTTAGCCACGTCCTGTTTTTTATTGGTTTTTGCGACCAACAAAAAGTGGTTACAGGGTTTAATTTTATTTCTCTCCATTCAATTGCATAGTTCGATGATCATTCCAACTGCAGCTTTTTTAGTGGCTTATTTTTATAAAAATCCTAAACATATTATTTATGGTTGGTTGGCCTGTATCCCCATCTCTTTAATTGTTGGTGGTCCAATCCAAAATTTATTCGCAGGTTTAATGGAAGATGACCGTACCTTTTATTTAACTGATGGAAATATTAATAACGACCAATTTAGTTCCACAGGATTTCGTTGGGATTTTGTAATTTACAGTGCTTCTGCAGTGTTTGCTGGTTGGTATTATATCTTTAAAAAGAATTTTGAAGATCAACGGTACAATTTGATTTTTGGCTCTTATGTGATTGCCAATGCCTTTTGGATATTGGTCATTAAAGCTAACTTTTCTAACCGATTTGCTTATCTCTCTTGGTTTATGATGGCACTGGTAATTATCTACCCTTTGTTAAAACAATATCTTTTTGAAAAAAATCATCAAAAAATATTAACCTATATTATGTTGGCTTACTTTGGTTTTACTTTTATCATGAATGTTATTTTATCTTAA
- a CDS encoding glycosyltransferase family 4 protein, whose product MKIIFNTDQIHLHGGIEKVMATKVNYWAKLPHVEVYIVTTEQQGKKPCYALDERVKCIDLNINYNRSKSYFSIENVKKAYLHYKKQKALFKQLNPDVIISPNFNFDHYWLPFIKGNSQLIKERHNSRYLEPQQRQNASILGKLKFQLTDWIESQYDHMVVLNEDEAKYVRTGNAIVIPNPIDPTDLKTHLKNKQVMAAGRIAPVKGFDQLIEAWKVVHQYAPDWQLHIYGDQYGSTRQELEELILRYQLEEVICFKGAVNNIPAIMTEYNLYALTSVTECFPTVLLEALNVGLPIVSYDCPNGPRHIVTNGEDGVLAKNQDAKEFAQHIIDLIQNPSKIQLMSTNAKQNSVRFSTVSIMQQWNNLLNL is encoded by the coding sequence ATGAAAATTATTTTCAACACCGATCAAATCCATTTGCATGGGGGGATCGAAAAGGTCATGGCTACCAAAGTGAATTATTGGGCAAAGCTTCCCCATGTAGAGGTATATATTGTAACGACGGAGCAACAAGGTAAAAAGCCTTGTTATGCTTTAGACGAACGGGTAAAATGCATTGATTTGAATATTAATTATAATCGAAGCAAATCCTACTTTTCAATAGAGAATGTCAAAAAAGCTTATTTACATTATAAAAAACAAAAAGCGCTTTTTAAACAATTAAATCCAGATGTAATTATTTCACCCAATTTTAATTTTGATCATTATTGGTTACCTTTTATCAAAGGAAATTCGCAATTGATAAAGGAGAGGCATAATTCGAGATACTTGGAGCCCCAACAGCGTCAAAATGCTTCCATCTTAGGCAAATTAAAGTTTCAATTGACGGATTGGATTGAATCTCAATATGATCATATGGTGGTGTTAAATGAAGATGAGGCGAAATACGTGCGTACAGGAAATGCCATCGTAATTCCAAATCCGATTGATCCCACTGATTTAAAAACTCATTTGAAAAATAAACAAGTGATGGCAGCAGGACGAATTGCGCCTGTCAAGGGATTTGATCAGTTGATTGAAGCCTGGAAAGTTGTTCATCAATATGCACCTGATTGGCAATTGCATATTTATGGAGATCAATATGGTTCAACACGTCAAGAGTTAGAGGAATTAATTTTAAGGTATCAATTAGAAGAAGTCATATGTTTTAAAGGAGCGGTAAATAATATTCCAGCAATTATGACGGAGTATAATCTCTATGCCTTAACTTCAGTGACCGAATGTTTTCCAACGGTATTGTTAGAAGCCTTGAATGTGGGATTACCCATTGTATCTTATGATTGTCCTAATGGTCCTCGACATATCGTAACAAACGGTGAAGATGGAGTTTTAGCAAAGAATCAAGATGCGAAAGAGTTTGCCCAACATATCATTGATTTAATTCAAAATCCATCCAAAATCCAATTGATGAGCACCAATGCAAAACAAAATAGTGTTCGTTTTTCAACGGTATCCATCATGCAACAATGGAATAACCTTTTAAATTTGTAA